The Actinomadura sp. WMMB 499 genome includes a window with the following:
- a CDS encoding DUF6049 family protein codes for MRTIKRAVALAALLPCLAWAANPVMAGTPAAPGAAPVRANPGTAPLQPEASARAQVGIALTEIGPQTVRANSKIELSGLVRNRTDAALNGVSVRLRFANRPVNSRSQLEQYSETPAQQLPYTGPQQRLRGAAEPGVKYAWKLETTAKALRLPNGGTPGVYPVGVEVLNAAGVPVGGLTTFITYMPESTNFKPVSIGWVWPLADEQHRTNDATFIDDELSEGLAADGRLTRLVQAAEATETPITWAVDPALLDDVRRMAAGEYAVRAPGADETARKPQSRAAAAWLKSLTSAAKDDPYFTLPYADPDLLALVRHKMPQQVRSAFAPQNLAVASEVLGRAPDARVAWPPGGSVGHDTADWLAKNVVGDDGAFLLSSRHFQQPPQGYPNAATTFETSSGTKPTLLYDETLSDIVTHDGDTLGSSLLTEQRFLAETAMIAAEAPALQRTVVVAPDRRWDPYPGLAENLLEYTAGADWLKEASLDDIEKSEPQPRTWRNYPDHYERYELGESYLKRVWSIARRAESLHSVMTEPYNLSYEKSLLRIVSSAWRADSKDAKQARVALSDQLDRDMGRVRFLTPESKRINMTGSTGTLPVTIENELTGQAVRVRLVATSENTAKLQLGALDPEQQIIELQPGERVTRWVPAQAYGNGIFRMNLQLVTPGTGRPFGDGETVTVRATGYGQIALLITGGGLAVLFVGVGVRAIRARRRRKAEAAGDGSTGMGPGATGGPGDGFPGPGFAGPGLPDPELSGTSPWDGAGAEPDAAVPGPGPSAAEPGISRSGATRADPGPGDPAR; via the coding sequence GTGCGAACGATCAAACGTGCGGTCGCGCTGGCCGCCCTGCTGCCCTGCCTGGCGTGGGCGGCGAACCCCGTTATGGCCGGAACGCCCGCGGCCCCCGGCGCGGCGCCCGTCCGGGCGAACCCGGGGACGGCCCCCCTGCAGCCCGAGGCGTCCGCGCGCGCGCAGGTCGGCATCGCGCTCACGGAGATCGGCCCGCAGACCGTCCGGGCCAACTCCAAGATCGAACTTTCGGGACTCGTCCGGAACCGGACGGACGCCGCGCTCAACGGCGTCAGCGTGCGGCTGCGCTTCGCCAACCGGCCGGTCAACAGCCGCAGCCAGCTCGAGCAGTACAGCGAGACACCGGCGCAGCAGCTCCCCTACACCGGCCCGCAACAGCGGCTGAGAGGGGCGGCCGAGCCCGGCGTCAAGTACGCGTGGAAACTCGAGACGACCGCCAAGGCGCTCCGCCTGCCGAACGGCGGCACCCCCGGGGTCTACCCGGTGGGCGTCGAGGTGCTGAACGCGGCCGGCGTGCCCGTCGGCGGCCTCACCACGTTCATCACCTACATGCCGGAGAGCACGAACTTCAAGCCCGTCTCGATCGGCTGGGTGTGGCCCCTGGCCGACGAGCAGCACCGCACGAACGACGCGACGTTCATCGACGACGAGCTGAGCGAAGGCCTCGCCGCCGACGGCCGGCTCACCCGCCTGGTGCAGGCCGCCGAGGCCACCGAGACCCCGATCACGTGGGCCGTCGACCCCGCGCTCCTCGACGACGTGCGGCGCATGGCGGCCGGCGAGTACGCGGTCCGCGCCCCGGGCGCCGACGAGACCGCGCGCAAGCCGCAGAGCCGCGCCGCCGCCGCCTGGCTGAAGTCCCTGACGTCCGCGGCCAAGGACGACCCGTACTTCACGCTGCCCTACGCCGACCCCGACCTGCTGGCGCTCGTCCGCCACAAGATGCCGCAGCAGGTCCGGTCGGCGTTCGCGCCGCAGAACCTCGCCGTCGCGAGCGAGGTCCTCGGCCGCGCCCCGGACGCGCGCGTCGCCTGGCCCCCGGGCGGCTCCGTCGGGCACGACACGGCCGACTGGCTGGCGAAGAACGTCGTCGGCGACGATGGCGCGTTCCTCCTCAGCAGCCGGCACTTCCAGCAGCCCCCGCAGGGCTACCCGAACGCCGCCACCACCTTCGAGACGAGCTCCGGGACCAAGCCGACGCTGCTCTACGACGAGACGCTCAGCGACATCGTCACCCACGACGGCGACACGCTCGGGTCGTCCCTGCTCACCGAGCAGCGCTTCCTCGCCGAGACCGCGATGATCGCCGCGGAGGCCCCGGCACTCCAGCGGACCGTCGTCGTCGCGCCCGACCGGCGCTGGGACCCCTACCCCGGCCTCGCCGAGAACCTCCTGGAGTACACGGCGGGCGCGGACTGGCTGAAGGAGGCCTCGCTCGACGACATCGAGAAGTCCGAACCGCAGCCCCGGACGTGGCGGAACTACCCGGACCACTACGAGAGGTACGAACTCGGCGAGAGCTACCTCAAGCGGGTGTGGAGCATCGCGCGCCGCGCCGAATCGCTCCACTCCGTGATGACCGAGCCGTACAACCTCTCCTACGAGAAGTCCCTGCTGCGGATCGTGTCGTCGGCGTGGCGGGCCGACTCCAAGGACGCCAAGCAGGCGCGGGTCGCGCTCTCGGACCAGCTCGACCGCGACATGGGCCGGGTGCGCTTCCTCACGCCCGAGAGCAAACGGATCAACATGACGGGCAGCACCGGCACGCTGCCCGTCACGATCGAGAACGAGCTGACCGGCCAGGCCGTCCGGGTCCGGCTCGTCGCCACCTCCGAGAACACCGCCAAGCTGCAGCTCGGCGCGCTCGACCCCGAGCAGCAGATCATCGAGCTGCAGCCGGGGGAGCGGGTCACGCGGTGGGTCCCCGCGCAGGCGTACGGCAACGGGATCTTCCGGATGAACCTGCAGCTGGTGACCCCCGGCACCGGCCGGCCGTTCGGCGACGGCGAGACCGTCACCGTCCGCGCCACCGGATACGGACAGATAGCGCTGCTCATCACGGGCGGCGGACTTGCCGTACTCTTCGTGGGCGTCGGAGTGCGGGCCATCAGAGCAAGGCGCCGCCGGAAAGCGGAGGCAGCCGGTGACGGGTCGACCGGAATGGGACCAGGAGCGACCGGAGGACCAGGGGACGGATTCCCCGGCCCCGGGTTCGCAGGACCCGGCCTACCCGACCCCGAACTCTCAGGGACCTCCCCCTGGGACGGGGCAGGGGCCGAGCCCGACGCCGCAGTACCCGGCCCAGGGCCCTCCGCAGCCGAACCAGGGATATCCCGGTCAGGCGCCACCCGCGCCGACCCCGGGCCAGGCGACCCCGCCCGCTGA
- a CDS encoding aminoacyl-tRNA deacylase, whose translation MMDALAIHRALLAWETVHEIVRLPIAIGAADELPRALGLPAGRCLATRVLACDGHRGTGRFLAGAIVPAGDRPPAEAVRRAVGARHARPARPDVINAATEYAADLVCPLLLPGTVRLLIDRRLVDALPPDDVVYTPTGEASTALGIRARSLLELCGAEPADLFGAGLRAEHVRQEVPAGSVRHIGQGEPNTPGPRHPVG comes from the coding sequence ATGATGGACGCTCTCGCCATCCACCGCGCGCTGCTCGCATGGGAGACCGTGCACGAGATCGTACGGCTGCCCATCGCGATCGGCGCCGCCGACGAGCTGCCGCGCGCGCTCGGCCTGCCCGCGGGCCGCTGCCTGGCGACGCGCGTCCTGGCCTGCGACGGGCATCGCGGCACCGGCCGGTTCCTCGCCGGCGCGATCGTCCCCGCCGGGGACCGGCCGCCCGCCGAGGCCGTCCGGCGCGCGGTCGGCGCACGGCACGCCCGTCCCGCCCGTCCGGACGTCATCAACGCCGCCACCGAGTACGCCGCCGATCTCGTCTGCCCGCTGCTGCTGCCGGGCACCGTCCGGCTGCTGATCGACCGCCGCCTGGTGGACGCGCTGCCGCCCGACGACGTCGTCTACACCCCGACCGGGGAGGCGTCCACGGCGCTCGGCATCCGCGCCCGCTCCCTGCTCGAGTTGTGCGGCGCCGAACCCGCCGACCTGTTCGGCGCCGGGCTGCGCGCCGAGCACGTCCGGCAGGAGGTGCCCGCCGGATCCGTCCGGCACATCGGGCAGGGCGAGCCCAACACGCCCGGGCCGCGCCACCCCGTCGGCTGA
- a CDS encoding CCA tRNA nucleotidyltransferase has translation MAVPNPAPNQVPDHDASSEQRLPNDNANAEPARTDAAGARRTAIAELLRRIAPVADELGERFAAAGHELALVGGPVRDALLRRPTKDVDLTTDAPPQRILELIDGWADAVWTIGIEFGTVGLRKDGTELEITTYRSESYDPKSRKPEVSYGTSLHEDLRRRDFAVNAMAARLPGYEFVDPFGGLTDLRREVVRTPGRPEDSFSDDPLRMLRAARFASQLGFAVAPDVVRAMTEMAGRIEIVSAERVRDELSKLVCGRYPREGLALLVDTGLAAHVLPELPKLRLEIDEHHRHKDVYEHSLIVLEQAIAQEEDGPDLVLRLAALLHDIGKPRTRRFESGGRVSFHHHEVVGAKMTRKRLSALRYPKDVIADVSRLVELHLRFHGYGTGEWTDAAVRRYVRDAGPLLTRLHKLTRADCTTRNRRKADRLRRTYDDLEARIERLEQEEELAAIRPELDGNEIQEILGIRPGPLVGRAYKFLLDLRLDRGVIGKEAATDELLRWARAEGVLDGSGGSEGSEGSEGSEGSEGDAP, from the coding sequence ATGGCCGTGCCCAACCCGGCGCCGAACCAGGTGCCTGACCACGACGCGAGCTCGGAGCAACGGTTGCCCAACGACAACGCCAACGCCGAGCCCGCCCGGACGGACGCCGCGGGGGCGCGGCGCACCGCGATCGCCGAGCTGCTGCGCCGGATCGCCCCCGTCGCCGACGAGCTCGGCGAGCGCTTCGCGGCCGCCGGCCACGAGCTGGCCCTCGTCGGCGGGCCCGTCCGGGACGCGCTGCTGCGCCGCCCCACCAAGGACGTCGACCTCACGACGGACGCGCCGCCGCAGCGGATCCTGGAGCTGATCGACGGCTGGGCGGACGCCGTCTGGACGATCGGCATCGAGTTCGGCACCGTCGGGCTCCGCAAGGACGGCACCGAGCTCGAGATCACGACCTATCGCAGCGAGTCCTACGACCCGAAGTCGCGCAAGCCCGAGGTGTCGTACGGGACGTCCCTGCACGAGGACCTGCGGCGCCGCGACTTCGCCGTGAACGCGATGGCGGCGCGGCTGCCGGGATACGAGTTCGTCGACCCGTTCGGCGGGCTGACCGATCTGCGGCGCGAGGTCGTCCGCACCCCCGGCCGGCCCGAGGACTCCTTCAGCGACGACCCGCTGCGGATGCTGCGCGCCGCCCGGTTCGCCTCGCAGCTCGGGTTCGCCGTCGCGCCGGACGTCGTCCGCGCGATGACCGAGATGGCCGGGCGGATCGAGATCGTCTCCGCCGAGCGGGTCCGCGACGAGCTGTCCAAGCTGGTCTGCGGCCGGTACCCGCGGGAGGGCCTGGCGCTGCTCGTCGACACCGGGCTCGCCGCGCACGTCCTGCCCGAGCTGCCGAAGCTGCGCCTGGAGATCGACGAGCACCACCGGCACAAGGACGTCTACGAGCACTCGCTGATCGTGCTGGAGCAGGCCATCGCCCAGGAGGAGGACGGTCCCGACCTCGTGCTGCGGCTCGCCGCGCTGCTGCACGACATCGGCAAGCCGCGGACCCGCCGGTTCGAGTCGGGCGGGCGGGTGTCGTTCCACCACCACGAGGTCGTCGGCGCGAAGATGACCCGGAAGCGGCTGTCCGCGCTGCGCTACCCGAAGGACGTCATCGCCGACGTGTCCCGGCTCGTCGAGCTGCACCTGCGGTTCCACGGCTACGGCACCGGCGAGTGGACCGACGCGGCCGTCCGCCGGTACGTCCGCGACGCGGGCCCGCTGCTGACCCGGCTGCACAAGCTGACCCGCGCCGACTGCACCACCCGGAACCGGCGCAAGGCCGACCGGCTCCGCCGCACCTACGACGACCTCGAGGCGCGCATCGAGCGGCTGGAGCAGGAGGAGGAGCTCGCCGCGATCCGCCCGGAACTGGACGGCAACGAGATCCAGGAGATCCTCGGGATCCGGCCGGGGCCGCTCGTCGGCCGCGCCTACAAGTTCCTGCTGGACCTGCGGCTCGACCGGGGCGTCATCGGCAAGGAGGCCGCGACGGACGAGCTGCTCCGCTGGGCCCGCGCCGAGGGCGTCCTCGACGGGTCCGGCGGATCCGAGGGGTCCGAGGGGTCCGAGGGATCCGAGGGGTCCGAGGGGGACGCGCCGTGA
- a CDS encoding adenosylmethionine--8-amino-7-oxononanoate transaminase, producing MIPLQLGRMSPRETERMLDFDREHIWHPYAPMPAPVPALPVVSASGVRLTLADGTELIDGMSSWWAAVHGYRHPELDAAVTRQLGKMSHVMFGGLTHPPAVRLAERLVELTPEPLTKVFFADSGSVGVEVAIKMALQYWRAQGRPERHRLLTVRGGYHGDTFGDMAVCDPVNGMHHLFGDVLARHVFAPPPPLGYTAEPDRAYLDELARLAAEHAGELAGIIVEPVVQGAGGMRFYAPEYLRALRDIADEHGILLVLDEIATGFGRTGELWGCDHAEVSPDIMCLGKALTGGYMTMAATLCTDRVAHAITTGEGGALMHGPTFMANPLAAAVASASIDLLLARDWRDEVDTIEAILTSELDGAGELPGVADVRVLGAIGVVEAAEPVDVPSVQEIAMSYGVWLRPFGKLVYTMPPYVCTPDETTHIAAALRAIAESFGEP from the coding sequence GTGATCCCGCTGCAGCTCGGGCGGATGAGCCCGCGGGAGACCGAGCGGATGCTCGACTTCGACCGCGAGCACATCTGGCACCCGTACGCGCCGATGCCCGCGCCCGTCCCGGCGCTGCCCGTCGTGTCGGCGTCCGGGGTGCGGCTGACGCTCGCCGACGGCACCGAGCTGATCGACGGGATGTCGTCGTGGTGGGCGGCCGTGCACGGGTACCGGCACCCCGAGCTGGACGCCGCCGTCACGCGGCAGCTCGGCAAGATGTCGCACGTGATGTTCGGCGGGCTCACCCACCCGCCGGCGGTGCGGCTCGCCGAACGGCTCGTCGAGCTGACCCCCGAGCCGCTCACCAAGGTCTTCTTCGCCGACTCGGGTTCGGTCGGCGTCGAGGTCGCGATCAAGATGGCGCTGCAGTACTGGCGGGCGCAGGGCCGGCCCGAGCGGCACCGGCTGCTGACCGTCCGCGGCGGCTACCACGGCGACACGTTCGGCGACATGGCCGTCTGCGACCCCGTGAACGGCATGCACCACCTGTTCGGCGACGTCCTCGCCCGGCACGTGTTCGCGCCGCCGCCCCCGCTCGGCTACACCGCCGAACCCGACCGGGCGTACCTGGACGAGCTCGCGCGCCTGGCCGCCGAGCACGCGGGCGAACTCGCGGGGATCATCGTCGAGCCCGTCGTGCAGGGCGCGGGCGGCATGCGGTTCTACGCGCCCGAGTACCTGCGGGCGCTGCGCGACATCGCCGACGAGCACGGCATCCTGCTCGTCCTCGACGAGATCGCCACCGGGTTCGGCCGGACCGGCGAGCTGTGGGGCTGCGACCACGCCGAGGTCTCTCCCGACATCATGTGCCTCGGCAAGGCCCTCACCGGCGGCTACATGACGATGGCCGCGACCCTCTGCACGGACCGGGTCGCGCACGCCATCACGACCGGCGAGGGCGGCGCGCTCATGCACGGGCCCACGTTCATGGCGAACCCGCTCGCGGCGGCCGTCGCGTCCGCGTCCATCGACCTGCTGCTGGCGCGCGACTGGCGGGACGAGGTCGACACCATCGAGGCGATCCTCACCAGCGAACTCGACGGCGCCGGCGAACTGCCGGGCGTCGCGGACGTCCGCGTCCTCGGCGCGATCGGCGTCGTCGAGGCGGCCGAACCCGTGGACGTCCCGTCCGTGCAGGAGATCGCGATGTCGTACGGGGTGTGGCTCCGCCCGTTCGGCAAGCTCGTCTACACGATGCCCCCGTACGTGTGCACACCGGACGAGACGACGCACATCGCCGCCGCGCTCCGCGCGATCGCCGAATCGTTCGGGGAACCCTAA
- a CDS encoding MFS transporter, protein MKAGELRGILRGRDFRRLYATRLASQFTDGVFQVALAGYVFFSPEQRATAGEAAAAFAVTLLPYSVLGPFAGVFIDRWRRRQILVWAPVLRAALVLLVAALVATGRDGAGFFLGALLVLGVNRFFLAALSAGLPHVVSRRELVLANAFSVTSGTVIAFVGGGVGALLRWAFGAGHAGTAAILAASAGLYLLAGTVATAFPRGRLGPPAGERAGHGSAREALGGVVDGLRDGARHLGRRPPAALALGAIAYHRFLYGVVLIMTLLLCRYRFTGDADAGMALFTIMLGASGAGFFVGAVATPPVVRRTGKDAWTAGLLAAGGVGLFVLGLPFDETAWAAAAFVLGVVSQGVKLCVDATLQETVDDRFRGRVFAVYDMLFNAVFALAAAVAAVSLPADGRAPLALALVIVAYGVGAIGYRAMAARAPERVAVP, encoded by the coding sequence GTGAAGGCTGGCGAGTTGCGGGGAATCCTGCGGGGACGGGACTTCCGGCGTCTCTACGCGACGCGGCTGGCCTCCCAGTTCACCGACGGCGTCTTCCAGGTGGCGCTCGCCGGGTACGTGTTCTTCTCCCCCGAGCAGCGCGCGACCGCCGGTGAGGCCGCGGCCGCGTTCGCGGTGACGCTGCTGCCGTACTCGGTGCTGGGCCCGTTCGCGGGCGTGTTCATCGACCGGTGGCGGCGCCGCCAGATCCTCGTGTGGGCGCCGGTGCTGCGCGCCGCGCTCGTCCTGCTGGTGGCGGCCCTGGTCGCGACGGGACGGGACGGCGCCGGGTTCTTCCTCGGGGCGCTGCTGGTGCTCGGCGTGAACCGGTTCTTCCTCGCGGCGCTGTCGGCGGGCCTGCCGCACGTGGTATCGCGCCGGGAACTGGTGCTCGCGAACGCGTTCTCGGTGACGTCCGGGACGGTGATCGCGTTCGTCGGCGGCGGCGTCGGGGCCCTGCTGCGCTGGGCGTTCGGTGCGGGGCACGCCGGGACGGCGGCGATCCTGGCGGCGTCGGCGGGCCTGTACCTGCTGGCCGGGACGGTCGCGACGGCGTTCCCGCGCGGCCGGCTCGGACCGCCGGCCGGGGAGCGGGCCGGGCACGGATCGGCGCGGGAGGCGCTCGGCGGCGTGGTCGACGGGCTCCGGGACGGGGCGCGGCACCTCGGGCGGCGCCCGCCGGCGGCGCTGGCGCTCGGCGCGATCGCCTACCACCGCTTCCTCTACGGCGTCGTGCTGATCATGACGCTGCTGCTGTGCCGGTACCGCTTCACCGGCGACGCCGACGCGGGGATGGCCCTGTTCACGATCATGCTGGGCGCGTCGGGCGCCGGGTTCTTCGTCGGCGCGGTCGCCACGCCCCCGGTGGTGCGGCGGACCGGCAAGGACGCGTGGACGGCCGGGCTGCTCGCCGCCGGGGGCGTCGGGCTGTTCGTGCTGGGCCTGCCGTTCGACGAGACGGCGTGGGCGGCCGCCGCGTTCGTCCTCGGGGTGGTGTCGCAGGGCGTGAAGCTGTGCGTGGACGCGACCCTGCAGGAGACGGTCGACGACCGGTTCCGCGGCCGCGTGTTCGCGGTCTACGACATGCTGTTCAACGCCGTGTTCGCGCTGGCCGCGGCCGTCGCGGCGGTGTCGCTGCCGGCGGACGGGCGCGCGCCGCTCGCACTCGCGCTGGTGATCGTCGCGTACGGGGTCGGGGCGATCGGGTACCGCGCGATGGCGGCGCGGGCGCCCGAGCGCGTCGCCGTCCCTTAG
- a CDS encoding ABC transporter substrate-binding protein, translating into MARAMVKAAAGFAVLAAGLSGCVGGSGEGASADEPVRGGGTLRIVGSSDVEHLDPASVASVGAYGLVRTFARTLFGTRAAGEFSETLPVRPDVAARIPTRENGDVSDDRETYTVRLREGVLWNTEPPRPVTADDFVRGFERLCNPAAPSIGRGYYVSTLAGMQAFCDGFLKVDPRDPAAIAAYQRAHRIEGVRAEDDRTIVFELREPASDFLHLLALPFTAAAPQEYDRYVPDGPEFRQHTISNGPYQITEYRPGISYVLTRNPAWRARHDPLRERHAARIRVTLGQDSPEAVQQQIEQGTADLAWDQPVPTPAIPRLRDDPRFAIEQTPNSNPYLVFNLLSPNNGGALAKRDVRRALQYAIDRAALVKLVGGPAVADPLHTVIPPGNSGYAAANHYPTPDDSGDPATCRALLARAGHPSLTLKFPYRTNSLHKLFAESMAENLASCGVRTELVPDTGGSFYGGTITTPRGPARGSGTSRRPAGRPTGTATTGARSSSRCSTAAPTATARRTTAATTTRA; encoded by the coding sequence ATGGCACGTGCGATGGTCAAGGCGGCGGCGGGGTTCGCCGTGCTCGCGGCCGGGCTGAGCGGCTGCGTCGGGGGGAGCGGCGAGGGCGCGTCGGCGGACGAACCGGTCCGCGGCGGCGGCACGCTCCGGATCGTGGGCTCGTCGGACGTCGAGCACCTCGATCCCGCGTCCGTCGCCAGCGTCGGCGCGTACGGGCTGGTGCGGACGTTCGCGCGGACGCTGTTCGGCACGCGCGCCGCCGGGGAGTTCAGCGAGACGCTCCCGGTCCGTCCGGACGTGGCGGCGCGGATCCCGACGCGGGAGAACGGCGACGTCAGCGACGATCGCGAGACGTACACGGTGCGGCTGCGCGAGGGCGTCCTGTGGAACACCGAGCCGCCCCGACCGGTGACGGCGGACGACTTCGTGCGCGGCTTCGAGCGGCTGTGCAACCCCGCGGCGCCGTCGATCGGCCGGGGCTACTACGTGTCCACGCTCGCCGGGATGCAGGCGTTCTGTGACGGCTTCCTCAAGGTCGACCCGAGAGATCCCGCGGCGATCGCCGCGTACCAGCGCGCGCACCGGATCGAGGGCGTCCGGGCCGAGGACGACCGCACGATCGTGTTCGAGCTGCGGGAGCCCGCGAGCGACTTCCTGCACCTGCTCGCGCTCCCGTTCACCGCCGCCGCCCCGCAGGAGTACGACCGGTACGTCCCCGACGGTCCGGAGTTTCGGCAGCACACGATCTCGAACGGGCCGTACCAGATCACCGAGTACCGGCCGGGGATCTCCTACGTGCTCACCCGCAACCCGGCGTGGCGGGCGCGGCACGACCCGCTGCGCGAGCGGCACGCCGCCCGGATCCGCGTCACGCTCGGCCAGGACTCGCCGGAGGCCGTGCAGCAGCAGATCGAGCAGGGCACCGCCGACCTCGCCTGGGACCAGCCGGTGCCGACCCCGGCCATCCCCCGGCTGCGCGACGACCCCCGATTCGCGATCGAGCAGACGCCGAACAGCAACCCGTACCTGGTGTTCAACCTGCTGAGCCCGAACAACGGCGGCGCGCTCGCCAAGCGGGACGTGCGGCGGGCACTGCAGTACGCGATCGACCGCGCCGCGCTCGTCAAGCTCGTCGGCGGCCCGGCCGTGGCCGATCCGCTGCACACGGTCATCCCGCCGGGCAACTCGGGATACGCCGCCGCGAACCACTACCCGACGCCGGACGACTCGGGCGATCCGGCCACGTGCCGCGCGCTGCTCGCCCGGGCCGGGCACCCGAGCCTCACGCTGAAGTTCCCGTACCGCACGAACAGCCTGCACAAGCTGTTCGCGGAGTCGATGGCCGAGAACCTCGCGTCCTGCGGCGTCCGGACCGAACTGGTCCCCGACACCGGCGGCTCGTTCTACGGCGGCACGATCACCACCCCGCGCGGGCCCGCGAGGGGCAGTGGGACATCGCGGCGCCCGGCTGGACGCCCGACTGGTACGGCAACAACGGGCGCTCGTTCATCCAGCCGCTGTTCGACGGCCGCACCTACGGCGACGGCTCGACGAACTACGGCGGCTACAACAACCCGCGCGTGA
- a CDS encoding inositol-3-phosphate synthase — MGSVRVAIVGVGNCASSLVQGVEFYKDAAPETRVPGLMHVQFGDYHVGDVEFVAAFDVDAKKVGMDLSEAIHASENNTYKFADVPPSGVIVQRGPTLDGLGEYYLDMVEESDATPVDVVQALKDAEVDVLVSYLPVGSEEADRFYAQCAIDAKVAFVNALPVFVASDPEWAEKFTKAGVPIVGDDIKSQVGATITHRVMAKLFEDRGVELLRTYQLNFGGNMDFMNMLERKRLQSKKISKTQSVTSQIPHEMAKADVHIGPSDHVPWLDDRKWAYVRLEGKSFGDTPLNLEYKLEVWDSPNSAGVIIDAVRAAKIAKDRGIGGPILSASSYFMKSPPVQYTDDEARDAVEQFIAGELDR, encoded by the coding sequence ATGGGTTCGGTGCGCGTAGCCATCGTGGGTGTGGGCAACTGCGCCTCTTCGCTCGTCCAGGGTGTCGAGTTCTACAAGGACGCGGCCCCCGAGACGCGGGTTCCCGGTCTGATGCACGTCCAGTTCGGCGACTACCACGTCGGGGACGTCGAGTTCGTGGCGGCGTTCGACGTCGACGCGAAGAAGGTCGGGATGGACCTGTCCGAGGCCATCCACGCGAGCGAGAACAACACGTACAAGTTCGCGGACGTCCCGCCGAGCGGCGTGATCGTGCAGCGCGGCCCCACCCTGGACGGTCTGGGCGAGTACTACCTCGACATGGTGGAGGAGTCGGACGCCACGCCGGTCGACGTCGTCCAGGCCCTCAAGGACGCCGAGGTCGACGTGCTGGTGTCGTACCTGCCGGTGGGGTCGGAGGAGGCCGACCGGTTCTACGCGCAGTGCGCGATCGACGCGAAGGTGGCGTTCGTCAACGCGCTGCCGGTGTTCGTCGCCAGCGACCCCGAGTGGGCCGAGAAGTTCACCAAGGCCGGCGTCCCGATCGTGGGCGACGACATCAAGTCGCAGGTCGGCGCGACCATCACGCACCGGGTGATGGCCAAGCTGTTCGAGGACCGCGGGGTCGAGCTGCTGCGCACCTACCAGCTCAACTTCGGCGGCAACATGGACTTCATGAACATGCTGGAGCGCAAGCGCCTCCAGTCGAAGAAGATCTCCAAGACGCAGTCGGTGACCTCGCAGATCCCGCACGAGATGGCGAAGGCCGACGTGCACATCGGCCCGTCCGACCACGTGCCGTGGCTGGACGACCGCAAGTGGGCGTACGTGCGGCTCGAGGGCAAGTCGTTCGGCGACACCCCGCTGAACCTCGAGTACAAGCTCGAGGTGTGGGACTCCCCCAACTCCGCGGGCGTCATCATCGACGCGGTGCGCGCCGCCAAGATCGCCAAGGACCGCGGGATCGGCGGGCCGATCCTGTCCGCTAGCTCCTACTTCATGAAGTCGCCGCCGGTGCAGTACACCGACGATGAGGCGCGGGACGCCGTCGAGCAGTTCATCGCGGGCGAACTCGACCGCTGA